The nucleotide sequence ACGTAACGAGGAGCGGGGTTTGCGTGTTTGGTCCCTATCCTGTGAGGTAGTAGCCGACGTGGCATGAACGGAACACTTGATAGGCCTAGCGTAGACTCGGGCATGGACAACCTAGCTCAGATAGCCTAGCCCGAAAGCCCGACATCTGGGTCGGGCTCTCGCTCTGCTTTTTTACGAGAAGCCTGGCCTGAAACCCGAAAATAAGCCTAAACAAAGCATAAATTATTATTTTATTAGAAATATAGGTATAATATATATTTTAAATACCGGCCCTAAAGACATATTTTAAATACTCAAAAAACATCATTTTAATAAAAAAGTTACTGTTCATCTATTTTGAGCTGGGCTGGGCAAGGCAACGGCTTGGGATTTTAATGTTGGGCTTTACAAAGCCCGACCGAAATCAAACCCGGCATGGAGAATGCCCAGGTTTAGCCTAGCCGCAGCGGTCATCATGCTGATGTCACTTTGATTTATTTTTCTTcacccttttattttttttattttaaatgCATATATTTCCAAAACATAAATTTAGTTAAGAATTCAAAACCAtgaatttgaaagaaaaaattaacaTAGTATAAAATTTGTTAGCACAGTTTTTAGAAAATGTGAAtaactttcaaaaaaaaatattcatgacaACGAACAAATGTTCCCGTGTTTCAACAAATATATGCGCAATTTTAAAAAATGGTTTATTCAATTAAAATAATAAATTAGAAATAGCCTTTGGTTTGCTGATCCAACTGAAAATCACAACCTTTGGTTTGTTGATTAGATTAAAAAATCCCCTAAAAAAGATTAGATTAGAAAATTAGCGCCACCGacgtcaaaaagaaaaaaaaacgcgcCTACTGTTGTTCCGAAAAGCATCGGATTGGATTTGGATAGAAGTTGCGCCAATCCGTCGAGCTGCGGATCCAAGAATCAGATTTAGTTTTTGCTTCGATAGATTTAAAGGGGACGACGCACCGGCGGGTTCGCAACCCTAGTTTTCGATCTGATCTTCCCCCGATCTTCGCCGCCCATCTTCCCAACTTCCCCCCATCTCGCGCACTCCGGCGAACATGGCAGCGATCATGGCGGCGCGCGGGCAGGGCCTGGAGCAAGATTTTGATTTCTTCGTGGTGGTCGACTTCGAGGCGACGTGCGTCAAAGACGCGCGGATCTTTCCCCAGGAAATCATCGAGTTCCCCGCCGTGCTCGTCGACGGCGCCACCGGCCGCATCGAGTCCGCGTTTCGCAGGTACGTTCGTCCAAAACATCACCCTGTGCTGACCCAGTTTTGCAGGGAACTCACCGGCATCCGGCAGGAGGACGTCGACGGCGGAGTGGATCTCGGCGACGCGCTCTGGCTGCACGACGCTTGGTtgaaggcggcgacggcgggggcagGGAACAAGAGACGCGTCCGCTTGGCCGTCGTGACCTGGGGTGACTGGGACTGCCGCACCATGCTCGAGTTCGAGTGCCGCTTCAAGGGCATCGAGAAGCCCTCCTACTTCGATCAGTGGATCAATCTGAGAGTCCCTTTCCAGGCGGCGTTCGGCGGCGGAGGGCGGGTCAACCTGCAGGAAGCGGTCCGGGCGGCGGGGCTGGACTGGGAGGGCCGCCTGCACTGCGGGCTGGACGACGCGCGCAACACCGCGCGGCTGCTTGCTGAGCTCATGCGGCGCGGGGTGAAGATCACCATCACCGGCtcgctggcgccgccgccgccgatgcagAAGCAGCCTGCTCGCACAAGCCCTTGCGGTGGCTCACCGGGGCTGGCGTCGGCGCCGCCGCCGATCCAGCAGCAGCCGCCTCGCACAGACCCTTTCGGTGGCTCGTTTGCGCTGGTGCCGGCGCCGATCCAGCAGCAGCTGCCGCAGCCTTACATGATCAGCCCCTGCGGTGGCCACTCTGCGACGTGCTTGTGCTACTGCGGGCTGGCGAGCAGAGGAGGCGTGATGCAGGGCAAGTGCTTCTCGGGATGCGCTAACTGGGCGCCGGCCATGGGAACCGTCTGCCCCTACTTCGCGTGGAGCAACTGAATGAGTGACCCACGGCATGAGACTGAGATTCAGAATCCAGTGTGGCTCAGTTGTTAGCCATCAGAATCAGATTCTTGTCTAGGTGTAAATTTGGTCTTTGAAATAGAACTTGACCAATGGGGCTATTCTTGATGTAATCGGTGTCTGAACTAGTATTATCAATAGAAATTTCGTTTTAGTTATGTAATCGGTGTCTGATTCTACTATACTCCTAGTCTAGTGTGATTGTTCACTGTAATTGGTGTCTGAATTACTATTATCAATACAAATTTCGTTTTAATTATTACTATTAATACAAGTTCGTTTTAATTATTACTATTAATACAAGATTCCTTTTTCTCTGGATTTCTTCAGTATTGAGCAACGGGCCAACGGTTCGCTTGCAAGTGAAATTGATAAATTTCTGATGAAGGCTGCAAAATTGATAAATTTCTGATGAAGGCTACAATTCCAATCGACAAAGCAAACTGTAAGTCATCATCCGATGAAGCCCCCTGCTCGTCCAAGGGGCTGCTCGCCGGGCAGCGCATCCATCACGTTGGCCAAAGACGCGGCGACAACGACCGATGCCGAGGAGAGGGATGCGGTGAACAAGGGAATGTTGACAACTTGCCATCTTGCCGCATATCACCATCATATAGGCAACATTATATCaagattggaaaataaaatagCCAACTGTCGATTTCTGAGATAATAGCTAACTCAAATAATTTGCTCCAACACAAATGCCAACGGTTGTCAAGCTCTTACATAAACGCCATACATTTTCAGTCACAAAACGAAAGCTTGGTCACAAGCACACCACAACCGTTGTTGCTGGCCAATCAAGCCTCCCCTCTGCAGACCAGCAGGTAGCATCACAGCCAAACACAAGGAAGGACTAACCAGTAACCATGGTTTGGGTGGGTCGGTTACAAGGTGCTCAAAGACTAGCAAAATCTACTGCCTACCGAGGGGAACAAGCTACTCTGCACTACCTAGCCCTTGGTTTCTACTGCAAGGGCTTTATCAACCACCTAGAGAAGTTGTCGCGGACCACCTGAAGTGCACCTTCAGGCCAATAAAACCAAGGTTGCTGTTAGCATCACACCAGCTGATGTGAATGTGCATAGGAATTTCACTTTGTTGTGCTGATGTGTTTCCTGATCATGTTCAAGGTCTCCATAACCTGTGAAAGCAAGACTACAATAAGTATCCGACAGAAACATCAAAATCATAATTTGTAAGGGTGCAAGAAAATCATGCTGTATCGATGGATGCCAGCAATTCCTACCACACTAGCATGATATGGAGCAATAGGTAATCCTAGACGAGAAAAATCCACTTTACAACCCTCAACTTGCCACTCGCTTAGGACTGAGAACCCAAAATCGGTATCCCACATCCTTAACTTGCCACTTGGTTCAGAAATCCACCCCCTTTTTGGTTTTGACTGCGTTGACTGCTGAGTCAGCCTGTGGGACCCACCCAAAAAATAAAAGCTCTCTCTGCCACCTGCTGCGACCTGGCTGCCGACCTGCAGTGGACATGCACCGTGGGTGCAGCCAGCAAAGTCGAGCAAGGAGCCAGTGCCAGCAGCTGCTCCAGCTCCTTTGCCATGGAAATGTTTGCTTGATGCGGCGTGCAAGTGCCTGACGAGGAGCGAGGCGTTGACGACGGTGCGAACCCAGCTGGGCGAGCAGGGTGCAGGTCTTGTCGCAGGCACCAGGTGCACGCCTGccagcttggtcggctttgacaaGCTCCGCCGCCCCACGACCTCATTCTACGACCACCCCAGCTCCTCTGTCTATGTCCTTTCCTTTCTTAGGGATGTCGATGCACCCTTGCGAGCCATCCTCCCCCATccttctctccccccccccccccagctgtcATCGGCACACAACCTGCTCCTCCACATGCCGCGCAACGACGGCAGAGGCGCGCACAAAAACTCTAGGGAGCGCCATGGGCGATGCCCCAGCCTCCTACTTCCCCAGCAATCTCCGTACCCGGGGCAGCGCGGTCGATGGCAAGAATGGGCGAGTCGGGGGACCGGCGCAGGCAAGGCTCAGCCACCTTGACTGGAGTGCCACGGGCGAGGCCCCAACCTCCTCTACCTGGCTACCTCCCTGCCTGGAGCGGCAGGATCGACGACAGGAATCAGTGAGTCGTGGGATGGCGGGCGTGCATATTAGGGGCATGGCAACCGCACCCATTTTCTCCTCATGCTTCCCACTAATTCAAACCGCACCCCTCTCCTCCAGCTCTGGCGGAAATCGCCGCTGCGTTTGCCGATGACCGTGTCAAACCTACGGTGAATCCCGGATCAATTCCCCACGCCTAGAGCTCCCTCTCCACCCGACTCAGCTGCTCCCCCTTCAATTGCAGGTCGGAGGCCTCCCCATGAGCGCAACGTCAACATGGCCGGTAGCTGTTGTCGCCGGCGAGAGAGAATAGAGAGATAtttatttttctttgatttttgggtgggtcccacatgtaaggaGGGTTCAACGTGGTCAAACCCAATCAAAACCAGCCAACATGGTTAAAACCGAGTGGGGGGTCAGGGTGTGGGACAACCGGTTTTGAAGTTCAGGGTTGAATCCTAAACCGAGTAAGTTGAGGGTTGTAATGTGGACTTTTCTGATCCTAGACATGCCCTCAAATTGCACGCAAAGAGCAAATTCATTAATGAAGAAACAAACCAGCAAAATTTGATTGGAATTTCTATTACCATCCATGTTATATGAATTCGTGCTTTTAGCAAACTGTTTTGGTCAACTGCAAACAGAGATGGACTAATTATCGAGAGTTACCCCAGAATAGTGTTGCAAAACTGGAGAATAGTGGTCGAGCGCAATATAAATTTTTGCAAGAAGATCCGTTAAGGCCTCAACTTCATCGCCAAGTAAATCCACCTGCAGAAAAATTCAGAAATCACAACTCAATACATCACTCGCCTCCCACTTTAGGGCATTATCAAGGTTATAACCTTGTTGCATTTTGCACGCAAAGCAATATACATGGAACAGAAGCAATAAAGTATACTAGTCGTTACGATCTGAAATTATATTTACCTCGAGCTCAGCCTTTTGAAGATTAGATCCTCTTGTCTCAGATATCTCCTTGTATCGCAATGCCTTTCTTTTTAAAAGATTGCCTTCTTTCGTGAGGTGTTTACATTGGTCTTTCAGTAAACAGAACCTGCGCAAGAAAAGGACACCATCCTTATTCACAGAAATAGAACAcagaatagccataagtactgtGAACTATAAAGGTAATCATATGGCAAGATTAGTTAAGATAAAATTAATTATCAGCAAGTAATCTAGTTTTCACAAAAATAAACAGGTATCCCCAGTACTGAATGCAATGCAAATACAAGCACCTTGATTCACTGTGCTGAATTTTGTTTGCAATGATAGTTTGTTGATCTGTAATCAGATTCTCAAACTCTCTCATAGATTCAACAAGACTTGTCATGCGTTCTTTGAACTCCTTTTCTTTATAAATGGTTGATGTGAATATTTTCTCCTTATCTTGGATGACGTTACGTAAATATTGATTTTGTTTCTCCGCCTCCTTTAGAGAGTCTGCAGCATTTCTA is from Triticum aestivum cultivar Chinese Spring chromosome 3A, IWGSC CS RefSeq v2.1, whole genome shotgun sequence and encodes:
- the LOC123060871 gene encoding ERI1 exoribonuclease 2-like, whose amino-acid sequence is MAAIMAARGQGLEQDFDFFVVVDFEATCVKDARIFPQEIIEFPAVLVDGATGRIESAFRRYVRPKHHPVLTQFCRELTGIRQEDVDGGVDLGDALWLHDAWLKAATAGAGNKRRVRLAVVTWGDWDCRTMLEFECRFKGIEKPSYFDQWINLRVPFQAAFGGGGRVNLQEAVRAAGLDWEGRLHCGLDDARNTARLLAELMRRGVKITITGSLAPPPPMQKQPARTSPCGGSPGLASAPPPIQQQPPRTDPFGGSFALVPAPIQQQLPQPYMISPCGGHSATCLCYCGLASRGGVMQGKCFSGCANWAPAMGTVCPYFAWSN